The following coding sequences lie in one Capnocytophaga stomatis genomic window:
- the recF gene encoding DNA replication/repair protein RecF (All proteins in this family for which functions are known are DNA-binding proteins that assist the filamentation of RecA onto DNA for the initiation of recombination or recombinational repair.) produces MFLKKLSIVNYKNIPSKEFLFEANINCFVGNNGVGKTNLLDAIYHLGIGKGYFNSSATQSIRHGEEFYVIDGLFESQEREEQIVCSIKRGQKKIIKCNGKTYDKMADHIGKYPMVIISPADQDLILDGSEVRRKFLDNVISQSDVQYLDKLVNYNRILLQRNTLLKIFAENHSFDIDTLSIYDKQLSEIGQYIYEKRKSFMKTFLPIFEYQYQYISEGKENVNLTYESSLHQTDLASLLSQNINKDRALQYTSAGIHKDDLLFEIEGFPMKKYGSQGQQKSFLIALKLSQFEIIKKQLKVVPIFLLDDIFDKLDDNRVAKLVSLVTEKHFGQLFITDTHHERTENVVKRTHLKYKIFSIE; encoded by the coding sequence ATGTTTCTGAAAAAACTTTCAATTGTAAATTACAAAAACATTCCTTCAAAAGAGTTTCTTTTTGAGGCAAATATCAATTGCTTTGTTGGGAACAACGGTGTCGGAAAAACCAATTTGCTTGATGCTATTTATCATTTAGGAATTGGGAAAGGTTACTTCAATTCGTCAGCGACACAAAGTATTCGCCACGGAGAGGAATTTTATGTAATTGACGGGCTTTTTGAAAGTCAAGAGCGTGAAGAACAGATAGTTTGCAGCATAAAACGAGGACAAAAGAAAATCATCAAATGTAACGGAAAAACGTATGACAAAATGGCTGACCACATAGGCAAATATCCTATGGTTATTATTTCGCCAGCCGATCAGGATTTAATTTTGGACGGAAGCGAAGTACGAAGAAAATTTTTAGATAATGTAATTTCACAATCCGATGTGCAATATTTGGACAAACTTGTGAATTACAACCGAATCCTTTTGCAACGCAATACACTTCTCAAAATTTTCGCTGAAAATCATTCTTTTGACATTGATACGCTTTCCATTTATGACAAGCAACTTTCTGAAATCGGGCAATATATTTACGAAAAACGAAAGTCTTTTATGAAAACTTTCTTGCCTATTTTTGAGTATCAATATCAATATATTTCCGAAGGAAAAGAAAACGTGAATTTGACTTACGAAAGTTCTCTTCATCAAACGGATTTAGCAAGTTTATTATCACAGAACATCAACAAAGACAGAGCTTTACAATACACTTCTGCCGGCATTCATAAAGACGATTTGCTTTTTGAAATAGAAGGATTTCCTATGAAAAAATACGGAAGTCAGGGACAACAAAAATCCTTTTTAATTGCTTTAAAACTATCTCAGTTTGAAATAATTAAAAAACAATTAAAGGTTGTTCCTATTTTCTTGTTAGATGATATTTTTGATAAATTAGATGATAATCGGGTAGCAAAGTTGGTTTCGCTTGTAACAGAAAAACATTTCGGGCAACTGTTTATCACCGATACACATCACGAACGCACTGAAAATGTGGTAAAAAGAACTCACTTGAAGTACAAAATTTTCTCAATAGAATGA
- a CDS encoding NAD-dependent epimerase/dehydratase family protein, whose protein sequence is MTKTRVLLTGAGGQLGSELTEALAQKFGAENIVATDINEKVSEKFSYCNFEVLDIQDNARLEHLVEYYQITQIYHLAALLSAVGEKNPLFTWSLNMNGLLNVLEVARKKNLDRVYWPSSIAAFGVNTPKQNTPQETVTEPNTVYGITKVSGELWCQYYFQKYGVDVRSLRYPGLIGYKSLPGGGTTDYAVDIYHKAIAGEEFSCFLNENSYLPMMYMPDAIKATINLMDAPKEKVKIRTSYNVSALSFSPKEIYESIVKIIPDFKIKYEPDFRQKIADSWPDSIDDSAARNDWGWEPDFSLDKMTEDIIKNLKP, encoded by the coding sequence ATGACAAAAACAAGAGTATTACTTACGGGAGCCGGCGGGCAGTTAGGTAGTGAACTGACAGAAGCCTTGGCTCAAAAGTTTGGGGCAGAGAACATTGTTGCCACAGACATAAATGAAAAAGTTTCCGAAAAATTTTCATATTGTAATTTTGAAGTTTTAGATATTCAAGATAATGCCAGATTAGAGCATCTTGTTGAGTACTACCAAATTACTCAAATCTACCACTTAGCAGCGTTGCTTTCGGCTGTGGGAGAAAAGAACCCTCTTTTCACTTGGAGTCTGAATATGAATGGGTTACTCAATGTGTTGGAGGTCGCTCGTAAAAAGAATTTAGATAGAGTGTATTGGCCTTCGTCAATTGCGGCTTTTGGAGTAAATACCCCAAAACAAAACACCCCTCAAGAAACTGTAACTGAACCAAATACAGTTTACGGAATCACAAAGGTTTCAGGAGAATTATGGTGCCAATATTACTTCCAAAAGTACGGAGTAGATGTTCGCAGTCTTCGCTATCCCGGTCTTATCGGTTATAAATCATTGCCTGGTGGCGGAACAACTGATTACGCTGTGGATATTTACCACAAAGCCATTGCAGGAGAGGAATTTTCTTGTTTCTTGAATGAAAATTCATACTTACCTATGATGTATATGCCTGACGCTATAAAAGCTACCATCAACTTAATGGATGCTCCGAAGGAAAAAGTAAAAATTCGTACCTCTTACAATGTTTCTGCTTTATCTTTCTCTCCGAAAGAAATTTATGAAAGTATTGTAAAAATTATTCCTGATTTCAAAATCAAATACGAACCAGATTTCCGACAAAAAATAGCTGATAGTTGGCCAGATAGCATTGACGACTCGGCTGCAAGAAATGATTGGGGCTGGGAGCCTGATTTCAGCTTGGATAAAATGACTGAAGATATCATCAAAAACTTAAAACCGTAA
- a CDS encoding enoyl-ACP reductase FabI: MYNLLKGKRGIIFGALDENSIAWKTAERVHAEGGTFVLTNAPIAMRMGQIKKLAEKTGSEIIPADATNMDDLQNLVTKAMEILGGKLDFVLHSIGMSVNVRKNIPYTESNYDFTEKGWDVSALSFHKVCQVLYKNDAMNEWGSIVALTYMAAQRTFPDYNDMADNKAYLESIARSFGYFFGKEKKVRVNTISQSPTPTTAGQGVKGFDGFISYAEKMSPLGNATAQDCADYTVSLFSDLTRKVTMQNLFHDGGFSNTGVSQEVIERFS, encoded by the coding sequence ATGTATAATTTATTAAAAGGGAAAAGAGGAATCATCTTTGGTGCATTAGATGAAAATTCGATAGCTTGGAAAACAGCAGAGCGTGTTCACGCCGAAGGAGGAACATTCGTGCTTACAAACGCTCCTATTGCAATGCGAATGGGACAAATTAAGAAGTTGGCAGAAAAAACAGGTTCGGAAATTATTCCTGCTGATGCTACCAATATGGACGATTTGCAAAATTTGGTAACCAAAGCAATGGAAATTTTGGGAGGAAAATTAGACTTTGTGCTACATTCTATCGGGATGTCAGTTAATGTTCGCAAAAATATCCCATATACCGAATCAAACTACGATTTTACTGAAAAAGGTTGGGACGTTTCGGCTCTTTCTTTTCATAAAGTTTGCCAAGTTTTGTACAAAAACGACGCAATGAACGAATGGGGAAGTATTGTAGCTCTTACTTATATGGCTGCTCAGCGTACCTTCCCCGATTACAATGATATGGCTGATAATAAGGCGTATTTAGAGTCGATTGCACGTAGTTTTGGGTATTTCTTCGGGAAAGAAAAGAAAGTACGAGTGAATACTATCTCACAATCGCCAACGCCAACCACTGCAGGGCAAGGAGTTAAAGGCTTCGACGGGTTTATTTCGTATGCTGAAAAAATGTCTCCTTTAGGTAATGCCACTGCTCAGGATTGTGCCGATTACACCGTAAGTCTTTTCTCTGACCTTACCAGAAAAGTTACTATGCAAAATCTTTTCCACGACGGAGGTTTTTCAAATACGGGTGTAAGTCAGGAAGTAATTGAAAGATTTAGCTAA
- the yidD gene encoding membrane protein insertion efficiency factor YidD translates to MLKKILIFPFILLVRFYQLFISPLKPPTCRYTPTCSQYALEALKKHGLFKGGWIALKRIFSCHPWGGSGYDPVP, encoded by the coding sequence ATGCTAAAAAAAATACTCATATTTCCTTTTATATTGCTGGTGCGTTTTTATCAGTTATTTATATCTCCTTTAAAACCACCTACTTGCAGATATACACCTACTTGTTCGCAATATGCTTTGGAAGCTTTAAAAAAGCACGGACTTTTCAAAGGAGGTTGGATTGCTTTAAAGCGAATTTTTAGTTGTCATCCTTGGGGAGGAAGTGGATATGACCCTGTACCGTAA
- a CDS encoding deoxyguanosinetriphosphate triphosphohydrolase: MNWENLLSLNRFGDTEKRLRKGQDATRSNFDSDYDRVVFSSAFRSLQDKTQVIPLSKTGFVHTRLTHSMEVSVVGRSLGRAVGSHILEKYPNLEVLGYQANDFGAIVAAASVAHDIGNPPFGHSGEKAIGEFFKYKKGVAIKHLLTDKEYEDLCSFEGNANGFRILNESRPGVEGGLRLSFATLGAFMKYPKESLPFRPTKNIADKKYGVFQSERDFFAKVAQELQLKSNSEANNLRFARHPLAFLVEAADDICYTIIDFEDGINLGLISEDLALEYLGKLISERINSHKYSKLSTKEERIAYLRAVAIGTLIQEATEIFIKHEEEILEGTFHSSLLSQSVYKPQIEDIISISVSHIYQSDEVIEKEISGYVVLQNLLDVFFTAAINDYEGKLTSFDKLILKILPEKYRKDESLYDKIMGVTCYIASLTDSKAVEIHLKTLGKL; encoded by the coding sequence ATGAATTGGGAAAACTTACTATCGCTTAACAGATTTGGAGACACAGAAAAACGCCTCAGAAAAGGACAAGATGCAACGCGTTCAAATTTCGATTCGGATTACGACCGTGTGGTTTTTTCAAGTGCATTTCGTAGTTTGCAGGATAAGACACAGGTAATTCCATTGTCGAAAACCGGATTTGTGCATACAAGGCTCACGCACAGTATGGAGGTTTCAGTGGTGGGACGGAGTTTAGGACGTGCCGTAGGAAGCCATATTTTGGAAAAGTATCCGAATTTGGAAGTATTGGGATATCAGGCAAATGATTTTGGGGCAATTGTAGCAGCAGCTTCGGTAGCACACGACATCGGAAATCCTCCGTTTGGACATAGTGGAGAAAAAGCCATCGGAGAATTTTTTAAATATAAAAAAGGTGTGGCAATCAAGCATTTACTAACGGATAAAGAATACGAAGATTTATGTAGCTTTGAAGGGAATGCCAATGGTTTTCGTATTTTGAATGAATCAAGACCTGGTGTGGAGGGCGGTTTGCGTCTCTCATTTGCTACACTTGGGGCGTTTATGAAATATCCGAAGGAATCTTTGCCCTTTCGTCCTACTAAGAATATTGCCGATAAAAAATATGGTGTCTTTCAATCGGAAAGAGATTTTTTTGCGAAAGTAGCTCAAGAACTGCAACTTAAATCTAATTCAGAAGCCAATAATTTACGTTTTGCAAGGCATCCGCTTGCGTTTTTGGTAGAAGCTGCCGATGATATTTGTTACACAATCATTGATTTTGAAGATGGCATTAATTTGGGGCTTATCTCTGAAGATTTGGCTTTGGAATATCTCGGAAAATTAATAAGTGAACGGATTAATTCTCACAAATATAGTAAGTTATCAACTAAAGAAGAGCGTATAGCTTATTTGCGAGCTGTCGCCATCGGAACGCTTATTCAGGAAGCCACCGAAATATTTATCAAGCACGAAGAGGAAATTCTCGAGGGCACATTTCATTCTTCATTGTTGAGCCAAAGCGTGTACAAGCCACAGATAGAGGATATTATAAGCATAAGTGTTTCACATATTTACCAGTCCGATGAAGTTATTGAGAAGGAAATTTCGGGTTACGTGGTACTTCAAAATTTACTCGACGTTTTCTTTACGGCTGCAATAAATGATTATGAAGGGAAACTTACTTCTTTTGATAAATTGATTCTCAAGATTCTTCCTGAAAAGTACAGAAAAGACGAATCACTTTACGATAAAATAATGGGAGTTACTTGCTACATTGCCAGTTTAACGGATAGCAAAGCAGTTGAAATTCATTTAAAAACCTTAGGCAAGTTGTAA
- the rlmB gene encoding 23S rRNA (guanosine(2251)-2'-O)-methyltransferase RlmB — translation MEKEYQIFGIRAVIEAISAGKTIDKIFIQKGLKSTLFQELQTLLKEEQIAVSYVPVEKLNRLTKKNHQGVVANLSPVAYHNFENLVISTIESGKNPLFLVLDHLSDVRNFGAIIRTAECTGVSGIVIPKKGSVSITADTVKTSAGAVFKVPVCKVDNLKDAVYYLQGSGIKTVVATEKTDKLLYEVSMTEPLAIIMGAEDIGVSPALIKLADDKAKLPMVGEISSLNVSVACGVFLYEVMRQRI, via the coding sequence ATGGAAAAAGAATATCAAATTTTTGGCATTCGTGCCGTTATAGAAGCCATTTCGGCAGGAAAAACAATTGACAAAATTTTCATCCAAAAGGGACTGAAAAGCACTCTTTTTCAGGAACTGCAAACGTTGCTAAAGGAAGAACAAATTGCTGTTTCTTACGTTCCTGTTGAAAAACTCAACCGATTGACGAAAAAAAATCATCAGGGTGTTGTTGCAAATCTTTCTCCCGTAGCATATCACAATTTTGAAAATCTTGTTATAAGCACGATTGAAAGTGGCAAAAATCCTCTATTTCTTGTATTAGACCACCTTTCAGATGTTCGTAACTTTGGAGCCATTATTCGTACAGCCGAATGTACGGGCGTTTCAGGAATCGTTATCCCTAAAAAAGGAAGCGTTTCAATCACTGCAGATACTGTAAAAACCTCAGCAGGAGCAGTTTTCAAAGTTCCTGTCTGTAAAGTTGATAACCTGAAAGATGCTGTGTATTATCTTCAAGGAAGCGGAATCAAAACCGTTGTTGCCACTGAAAAAACAGACAAACTCCTATATGAAGTTTCAATGACTGAACCTCTGGCAATTATAATGGGGGCTGAAGATATTGGCGTATCTCCTGCGTTAATCAAACTCGCTGATGATAAAGCTAAACTTCCTATGGTTGGCGAAATTAGCTCGCTAAACGTATCGGTTGCTTGTGGTGTTTTCTTATATGAAGTAATGCGACAACGAATTTAG